One region of Streptomyces rishiriensis genomic DNA includes:
- a CDS encoding aromatic acid exporter family protein codes for MEWTHGATWAARAVRRWTGSAVAAVRRAVRSPGRERDLAVQAGKAALAAWLAWAVVGWWLDAPMAFVAPWVAVVLVESTVYRSVAHGLQQLAAIGVGTVVATAVSLALGSTMAAMALVLPAVLLLGQWRRLGSQGVYAATGALFVLTGGQVSVALSAARITEAAFGAVVGVAVNVLIRPPVYLRDARAALEDAAREAREILDAVADGLADGEWDGQAAGSRHERALRLGRLVDQARSAIGWSRESMRGNPRGRRTRLLSPREKAYDDALIVLDQVAVHTVGVTRTVWEIAERGEEARPPAGITRAYADFLRHTARAVRLYARTRFAPGDPGGTGEPGDRAAEQLREAVAELHRTLEEFRRRLPGAVPDDPDALVTYGTLLAQAHRLADQLVRD; via the coding sequence ATGGAGTGGACACATGGGGCGACCTGGGCGGCCCGGGCCGTCCGCCGCTGGACCGGGTCCGCCGTCGCCGCGGTGCGGCGGGCGGTGCGGAGCCCGGGCCGGGAGCGGGACCTGGCGGTGCAGGCGGGCAAGGCGGCGCTGGCCGCATGGCTGGCGTGGGCGGTGGTGGGCTGGTGGCTCGACGCCCCGATGGCGTTCGTGGCGCCGTGGGTCGCGGTCGTGCTGGTGGAGTCGACGGTGTATCGGTCCGTGGCGCACGGGCTCCAGCAGCTCGCGGCGATCGGGGTGGGCACGGTGGTGGCGACGGCCGTGTCGCTGGCGCTGGGCAGCACCATGGCCGCCATGGCCCTGGTCCTTCCGGCGGTGCTGCTGCTCGGCCAGTGGCGGCGCCTGGGAAGCCAGGGCGTCTACGCCGCCACCGGCGCCCTCTTCGTGCTGACCGGTGGCCAGGTGAGCGTCGCCCTTTCGGCCGCGCGGATCACGGAGGCCGCCTTCGGCGCGGTGGTCGGGGTGGCGGTCAACGTGCTCATCAGGCCGCCGGTCTACCTGCGTGACGCCCGCGCCGCACTGGAGGACGCGGCCCGTGAGGCGCGGGAGATCCTGGACGCGGTGGCCGACGGGCTGGCCGACGGCGAGTGGGACGGGCAGGCGGCCGGGAGCCGCCACGAGCGGGCCCTGCGGCTGGGGCGGCTGGTCGACCAGGCGCGGTCGGCGATCGGCTGGAGCCGGGAGAGCATGCGCGGCAACCCGCGGGGGCGTCGCACCCGGCTCCTCTCCCCGCGTGAGAAGGCCTACGACGACGCCCTGATCGTGCTCGACCAGGTCGCCGTCCACACCGTGGGAGTCACCCGGACCGTGTGGGAGATCGCGGAGCGCGGGGAGGAGGCCCGGCCGCCGGCGGGCATCACCCGCGCCTACGCGGACTTCCTGCGCCACACGGCGCGTGCCGTCCGGCTCTACGCACGGACCCGGTTCGCCCCGGGCGACCCCGGCGGAACCGGCGAACCGGGCGATCGTGCGGCGGAGCAACTGCGCGAAGCGGTCGCGGAACTCCACCGCACCCTCGAGGAGTTCCGTCGGCGGCTGCCGGGAGCCGTGCCCGACGACCCGGACGCACTGGTGACGTACGGAACGCTGCTGGCCCAGGCGCACCGCCTGGCCGACCAGCTCGTCCGGGACTGA
- a CDS encoding SRPBCC family protein, with amino-acid sequence MSTVKEAVDVEVPVHTAYNQWTQFEEFPNFMEGVEEVRQLDERHNHWTTKIGGVRREFDTEIVDQLPDDRITWRVVDGESRQRGSVRFERLDDSHTRVELTMDVEPTGMAEKGADMLGMIDRRVKGDLHRFKDYIEQRGGETGAWRGRIRPGDPGSTL; translated from the coding sequence ATGAGCACGGTGAAGGAAGCGGTGGACGTCGAGGTCCCCGTCCACACGGCCTACAACCAGTGGACGCAGTTCGAGGAGTTCCCGAACTTCATGGAGGGCGTCGAGGAGGTGCGCCAGCTCGACGAGCGGCACAACCACTGGACCACCAAGATCGGCGGGGTGCGGCGGGAGTTCGACACCGAGATCGTCGACCAGCTGCCGGACGACCGGATCACCTGGCGGGTCGTCGACGGCGAGTCACGGCAGCGGGGGTCGGTCCGGTTCGAGCGCCTGGACGACAGCCACACCCGGGTGGAGCTCACCATGGACGTCGAGCCCACCGGCATGGCCGAGAAGGGTGCGGACATGCTCGGCATGATCGACCGCCGGGTCAAGGGTGACCTGCACCGCTTCAAGGACTACATCGAGCAGCGCGGCGGCGAGACGGGCGCCTGGCGGGGCCGCATCCGGCCCGGCGATCCCGGTTCGACCCTCTGA
- a CDS encoding LLM class F420-dependent oxidoreductase, with product MPDFGYFLSCEEHSPAELVEQARMAEQAGFDSLWISDHYHPWNDRQGSSPFVWTVIGALSQAVSLPVETAVTCPLVRTHPAVIAQAAATSAAQLGGRFRLGVGTGEALNEHILGTPWPEASVRLEMLEEALQIIRQLFTGEQTSHYGKHYTVENARLYTLPDEPVPIDVSAFGPQAAEVAARIGDGLITMMPDTALVERFRRGGGGTKPVYGGTKVCWGPDRQEAIRTVHHLWANEQLPGELPQILPTPRHFEQASELVTEEQVADSVPCGDDPDAHIEALSAFVDAGFDTVYVNQIGKDQQGFFDFYRTKVLPALRG from the coding sequence ATGCCCGACTTCGGATACTTCCTGTCGTGCGAGGAGCACAGCCCGGCAGAACTCGTCGAACAGGCCCGGATGGCCGAGCAGGCCGGCTTCGACTCTCTCTGGATCTCGGACCACTATCACCCGTGGAACGACCGGCAGGGCTCGAGTCCGTTCGTGTGGACAGTGATCGGCGCCCTGTCACAAGCCGTCTCGCTGCCCGTCGAAACCGCGGTGACCTGCCCTCTCGTCCGCACCCACCCCGCCGTGATCGCCCAGGCGGCCGCCACCAGCGCGGCCCAGCTGGGCGGCCGTTTCCGGTTGGGGGTAGGTACCGGCGAGGCGCTCAACGAGCACATCCTGGGCACGCCGTGGCCGGAGGCGTCGGTGCGTCTGGAGATGCTGGAGGAGGCGCTGCAGATCATCCGTCAGCTGTTCACCGGCGAGCAGACGAGCCACTACGGCAAGCACTACACGGTGGAGAACGCCCGTCTGTACACGCTGCCCGACGAGCCGGTGCCCATCGATGTCTCCGCCTTCGGCCCGCAGGCCGCGGAGGTCGCGGCACGCATCGGCGACGGCCTGATCACGATGATGCCCGACACCGCCCTGGTCGAACGCTTCCGTCGCGGTGGCGGCGGCACCAAGCCGGTGTACGGCGGGACGAAGGTGTGCTGGGGCCCGGACCGCCAGGAGGCGATCCGCACGGTGCACCACCTGTGGGCCAACGAGCAGCTGCCCGGGGAGCTGCCACAGATCCTGCCCACCCCACGCCATTTCGAGCAGGCGTCCGAGCTGGTCACGGAGGAGCAGGTCGCGGACTCCGTACCGTGCGGCGACGATCCCGACGCGCACATCGAGGCGCTGTCCGCGTTCGTCGACGCGGGGTTCGACACCGTCTACGTCAACCAGATCGGCAAGGACCAGCAGGGCTTCTTCGACTTCTACCGTACGAAGGTGCTGCCGGCACTGCGGGGCTGA
- a CDS encoding saccharopine dehydrogenase NADP-binding domain-containing protein, translating into MGPVSGSASKQGPGRTVTVYGAYGHTGRFVVAHLRDRGFVPVLSGRDAGKLRVAAAAAEASAPASATGPEVRPASVEDPASLDRALAGADAVINCAGPFATTAAPVIEAALRAGIPYVDVAAEIEANADTFAHFADRARAMGAVIVPAMAFYGGLGDLLTTVAMGDWTAADEATVAYGLSGWHPTPGTRTAGAVSRERRGGRRVRYSGGRLEYHDDRPTLLKWPFPEPLGTREVVEDFTMADVVTVPSHLSIPVVRTHMTTEAATDLATADTPAPTATDGNGRSDQTFLVEAVVRSGDVERRAVASGRDIYAVSAPLAVEAVDRILTGRTRTVGVASAGEIFDAPDFLRALSPHISLEPGRRRPVS; encoded by the coding sequence ATGGGACCGGTATCAGGATCAGCATCGAAGCAGGGCCCGGGGCGGACGGTGACGGTGTACGGCGCGTACGGCCACACCGGGCGCTTCGTCGTGGCGCACCTGCGGGACCGCGGGTTCGTCCCGGTCCTCTCCGGCCGTGACGCCGGGAAGCTGCGGGTGGCGGCCGCAGCGGCGGAGGCGTCCGCACCCGCGTCCGCAACCGGGCCGGAGGTCCGGCCGGCGTCGGTGGAGGACCCCGCCTCGCTCGACCGTGCCCTGGCCGGCGCGGACGCCGTGATCAACTGCGCCGGGCCCTTCGCCACGACCGCCGCTCCGGTGATCGAGGCGGCCCTGCGCGCCGGGATCCCGTACGTCGACGTGGCGGCCGAGATCGAGGCCAACGCCGACACGTTCGCGCACTTCGCGGACCGGGCCCGTGCGATGGGCGCGGTGATCGTCCCCGCGATGGCCTTCTACGGTGGGCTCGGCGACCTGCTGACCACCGTCGCGATGGGCGACTGGACGGCGGCCGACGAGGCGACCGTCGCGTACGGACTGAGCGGTTGGCACCCCACCCCCGGTACACGCACCGCCGGTGCGGTCTCCCGGGAGCGGCGCGGCGGCCGACGCGTCCGCTACTCCGGCGGTCGGCTGGAGTACCACGACGACCGGCCGACGCTTCTGAAGTGGCCCTTCCCCGAACCACTGGGCACCAGGGAGGTCGTCGAGGACTTCACGATGGCGGATGTGGTCACCGTCCCCAGTCACCTCTCGATCCCTGTCGTACGCACCCATATGACGACCGAGGCGGCCACGGACCTGGCGACCGCGGACACACCGGCGCCGACCGCGACCGACGGGAACGGGCGGTCCGACCAGACCTTCCTCGTCGAGGCCGTCGTACGATCCGGCGACGTCGAGCGACGCGCCGTGGCGAGCGGCCGGGACATCTACGCCGTCAGCGCGCCGCTCGCGGTGGAGGCGGTGGACCGCATCCTCACGGGCCGGACCCGCACGGTCGGTGTCGCCTCCGCCGGCGAGATCTTCGACGCGCCGGACTTCCTCCGGGCCCTGTCCCCCCACATTTCCCTGGAACCGGGCCGACGGC
- a CDS encoding helix-turn-helix domain-containing protein, with amino-acid sequence MGTVALAVTEGMLHFELSMAYEVFAAAPVGVTVPWYDVEVCGSDAVRVGRFRLEPDHGLDRLGRLRHTDTVIVPGWADVDEEPPAELVGAVRAAHEAGARVASLCTGAFVLAAAGLLDGRRATTHWAHTEVLAARHPLLDVDPDVLYVDNGSVLTSAGKAAAMDLCLHLVRLDHGSFVANAVARRLVVPPHRAGGQAQFVAAPVPTRDDHPLASLFPWAIERLDRPLTVEDLARRAGMSSRTLGRHFRSATGTTPLQWLLTQRIRRAQELLETTDDVVDVIATATGMGTATTLRRHFNRTVGVPPDTYRRTFRSRPGTDPTPTTQVPVT; translated from the coding sequence ATGGGTACCGTCGCACTGGCCGTAACCGAGGGGATGCTGCACTTCGAACTGTCCATGGCGTACGAGGTGTTCGCCGCCGCTCCGGTCGGCGTCACCGTGCCCTGGTACGACGTCGAGGTGTGCGGGTCGGACGCCGTGCGGGTCGGTCGGTTCCGACTGGAGCCCGACCACGGGCTCGACCGTCTCGGCCGCCTCCGGCACACCGACACGGTGATCGTCCCCGGCTGGGCGGACGTCGACGAGGAGCCGCCCGCCGAACTCGTCGGCGCGGTGCGCGCGGCCCACGAGGCGGGTGCGCGCGTGGCCTCCCTGTGCACGGGCGCGTTCGTACTGGCCGCCGCCGGGCTGCTGGACGGCAGGCGCGCGACCACGCACTGGGCGCACACCGAGGTGCTGGCCGCCCGTCACCCGCTGCTGGACGTCGATCCCGACGTGCTCTATGTGGACAACGGCAGCGTGCTCACCTCGGCCGGCAAGGCCGCCGCGATGGACCTGTGCCTGCATCTGGTCCGTCTCGACCACGGCTCCTTCGTCGCCAACGCCGTCGCCCGCCGTCTGGTGGTGCCGCCGCACCGGGCGGGCGGCCAGGCCCAGTTCGTCGCCGCCCCGGTGCCCACCCGGGACGACCACCCGCTCGCCTCGCTGTTCCCCTGGGCGATCGAACGCCTCGACCGGCCGCTCACCGTGGAGGACCTGGCCCGCCGGGCGGGGATGAGCTCGCGCACGCTGGGCCGTCACTTCAGGTCGGCCACCGGCACCACTCCGCTGCAATGGCTGCTGACCCAGCGGATCCGCCGCGCCCAGGAGTTGCTGGAGACCACCGACGACGTCGTCGACGTCATCGCGACTGCCACCGGCATGGGCACCGCCACGACACTGCGTCGACACTTCAACCGCACGGTCGGCGTGCCCCCGGACACCTACCGCCGGACCTTCCGCTCACGGCCCGGCACCGACCCGACACCGACCACGCAGGTGCCGGTCACCTAG